Proteins found in one Mangifera indica cultivar Alphonso chromosome 15, CATAS_Mindica_2.1, whole genome shotgun sequence genomic segment:
- the LOC123198292 gene encoding protein DETOXIFICATION 12-like, whose translation MGEVVKESGDIGERWRRFVEELKKGSRIAAPMAAVSVLQYLLQVVSVVMVGHVSQLALSSVAIATSLTNVTGFSLLSGMAGALETLCGQAYGAQQYQKLGIHTYSAIFSLILVCFPVIILWIFMDRFLILIGQDPAISHEARKYSIWLFPALFGSAVHKSLTRYLQTQSLILPMLMISFFILCFHVPLCWTLVFKLGLGNLGAALAFSVSAWLNVILLGIYVVYSSACEKTRAPLSKEAFLAIGHFFRLAVPSALMVCLKWWSMELLTLSSGFLPNPKLETSVLSICLTISTLHFTIPYGFGAAASTRVSNELGAGNPLVARMAVWAALFLSSIEAVIVSTVLFSCRHVLGYAYSNDKQVVQYIAAMTPLICLSVITDSLQAVFSGVARGSGWQHIGAYINLGAFYLVGLPVAGVLGFVAHLKGKGLWIGLVAGSVVQASFLALITSLTNWKKQAAKARERVFEGSSEQNS comes from the exons CTCCGTGTTGCAGTACCTTTTGCAAGTTGTGTCCGTGGTTATGGTCGGACATGTGAGCCAACTCGCGCTTTCTAGCGTCGCCATTGCCACCTCTCTCACAAATGTCACCGGTTTCAGTCTTCTT TCAGGAATGGCGGGTGCATTAGAAACTTTATGCGGGCAGGCATATGGAGCGCAGCAATATCAAAAGCTTGGAATCCATACTTACAGTGccattttttctctcattctgGTTTGCTTCCCTGTCATTATTCTATGGATCTTTATGGACAGATTCTTAATTCTCATTGGCCAAGACCCTGCAATCTCTCATGAAGCTCGAAAGTACTCCATCTGGCTCTTCCCCGCATTGTTTGGAAGTGCAGTCCATAAATCACTGACAAGATATTTGCAGACTCAGAGCTTGATCCTTCCAATGCtcatgatttcattttttatcctGTGCTTCCATGTTCCTTTATGTTGGACTCTTGTATTTAAATTAGGATTGGGAAATCTTGGTGCAGCTTTAGCCTTCAGTGTATCCGCCTGGTTGAATGTGATTCTGCTTGGAATTTATGTGGTGTACTCTTCAGCCTGTGAGAAAACTCGTGCGCCATTGTCGAAAGAAGCTTTTCTTGCCATTGGACACTTCTTTCGCTTGGCTGTACCTTCTGCTCTAATGGTTTG TCTTAAATGGTGGTCAATGGAGCTGCTAACTTTATCATCAGGGTTCTTACCAAATCCAAAGCTGGAGACTTCAGTGCTTTCTATATG CCTTACAATCTCGACACTGCATTTCACCATTCCTTACGGATTTGGAGCTGCTGCAAG TACCCGGGTTTCAAATGAATTGGGAGCTGGAAATCCTTTAGTAGCTCGAATGGCTGTGTGGGCTGCACTGTTTCTTTCTTCCATCGAGGCAGTGATAGTAAGCACAGTACTCTTCAGCTGCCGCCATGTTCTGGGATATGCCTACAGCAATGACAAACAAGTTGTTCAATATATAGCCGCCATGACACCTCTGATTTGTCTCTCAGTTATTACAGACAGCTTACAAGCAGTCTTTTCCG GGGTTGCAAGAGGAAGCGGGTGGCAGCATATAGGTGCATACATAAATCTTGGGGCATTTTACCTGGTTGGTCTTCCTGTTGCTGGAGTACTGGGTTTTGTAGCTCATTTAAAAGGGAAAGGTCTTTGGATTGGATTAGTGGCTGGTTCAGTTGTGCAAGCATCTTTTCTTGCCCTTATAACAAGTTTAACCAACTGGAAAAAACAG GCAGCCAAGGCCAGAGAGCGAGTGTTTGAAGGGAGTTCTGAACAGAACAGCTGA